The Candidatus Coatesbacteria bacterium genome includes a region encoding these proteins:
- a CDS encoding vitamin B12-dependent ribonucleotide reductase: MPLKLSDNAVTVLERRYLKRDQEGHPLETPEEMFRRVARAIAEADSNYADLTRSVDVDATAARFYELLTSLEFMPNSPTLMNAGRELGQLSACFVLPVGDSMDDIFDAIKNTALIHKSGGGTGFSFSRLRPKNALVKSTMGVASGPVSFMKVFNSATEAVKQGGTRRGANMGILRVDHPDILEFIDCKQDLSQLTNFNISVAITDQFMEAVERDGTYPLVSPHDGTVVRHLKAREVFNSIVHNAWNTGEPGIVYIDRVNAENALEAVEAIEATNPCGEQPLLPYESCNLGSINLGRMVRREGERWELDWEKLARTVHDAVHFLDNVIDVNRFPLPEIAEKTRANRKIGLGVMGFADLLIRLWIPYDSKAAVKLATDLMSFIQSEAAQASEKLAEVRGHFPNYPQSTYARRGGPKLRNAALTTVAPTGTVSIISGCSSGIEPYFALAFYRRVMDDDKLPEVNPLFREVAERRGFASAELFAELAEKGSVREIDAVPEDVRRVFVTAQEIRPADHVRIQAAFQQSVDAAVSKTINFPNAASEEQVAEAYHLAYQLGCKGITVYRDGSRDAQVLNIGKQETERREDKRRAPRPRPMVTRGRTIKMTTGCGTLYVTINEDDEGICEVFTTMGKAGGCESSQSEAVSRLISTSVRSGVDIEAVVSQLRGIRCPSPIWHGGEQILSCPDAIARAIEYYLDPEENAFGKGRTPAGKNGGDGTEMIPVKGGCPDCGGQLYFAEGCVVCPSCGYSKCG, encoded by the coding sequence TCATGCCCAACTCACCGACGCTGATGAACGCCGGGCGCGAGCTGGGCCAACTGTCGGCCTGCTTCGTCCTGCCCGTCGGCGATTCGATGGACGACATCTTCGATGCCATCAAGAACACGGCGTTGATCCACAAGTCCGGCGGCGGCACCGGCTTCAGCTTCTCCCGCCTGCGGCCCAAGAACGCCCTGGTCAAGAGCACCATGGGCGTGGCCTCGGGACCCGTCAGCTTCATGAAGGTCTTCAACTCCGCAACGGAGGCCGTCAAACAGGGCGGTACACGGCGCGGCGCCAACATGGGTATCCTGCGCGTCGACCATCCGGACATCCTCGAGTTCATCGATTGCAAACAAGACCTGAGCCAGTTGACCAACTTCAACATCTCCGTGGCGATCACCGACCAGTTCATGGAGGCCGTCGAGCGCGACGGCACCTACCCCCTGGTCAGCCCCCACGACGGCACGGTCGTCCGCCACCTCAAGGCCCGCGAGGTTTTCAATAGCATCGTCCATAACGCCTGGAACACCGGCGAGCCGGGGATCGTCTACATCGACCGGGTCAACGCCGAGAACGCCCTGGAAGCCGTCGAAGCCATCGAGGCCACCAATCCCTGCGGCGAACAGCCCTTGCTGCCCTACGAATCCTGCAACCTGGGCAGCATCAATCTGGGCCGGATGGTCCGTCGCGAGGGCGAGCGCTGGGAGCTGGACTGGGAGAAGCTGGCCCGCACCGTCCACGACGCCGTCCACTTCCTCGACAACGTCATCGACGTCAACCGCTTCCCCCTGCCCGAGATCGCGGAAAAGACCCGGGCCAACCGCAAGATCGGCCTGGGGGTGATGGGCTTCGCCGACCTGCTGATCAGGCTGTGGATCCCCTACGACTCCAAGGCCGCGGTCAAGCTGGCCACGGACCTGATGAGCTTCATCCAGAGCGAGGCCGCCCAGGCCTCGGAGAAGCTGGCCGAGGTCCGCGGCCACTTCCCCAACTACCCCCAGTCCACCTACGCCCGCCGCGGCGGGCCCAAGCTGCGCAACGCCGCGCTGACCACGGTGGCGCCGACGGGAACCGTTTCGATCATCTCGGGTTGCAGCTCGGGCATCGAACCCTACTTCGCCCTGGCCTTTTACCGTCGGGTCATGGACGACGACAAACTGCCCGAGGTCAACCCCCTGTTCCGCGAGGTCGCCGAGCGGCGGGGTTTCGCCTCGGCGGAACTGTTCGCCGAGCTGGCCGAGAAGGGCAGCGTGCGCGAGATCGACGCCGTACCCGAGGACGTGCGTCGGGTCTTCGTCACAGCCCAGGAGATCCGCCCCGCCGACCACGTGCGCATCCAGGCCGCCTTCCAGCAGTCCGTCGACGCCGCCGTCAGCAAGACCATCAACTTCCCCAACGCCGCCAGTGAGGAGCAGGTCGCCGAGGCCTACCACCTGGCCTATCAACTCGGCTGCAAGGGCATCACCGTCTACCGCGACGGCTCCCGCGACGCCCAGGTGCTCAACATCGGCAAGCAGGAGACCGAACGTCGCGAGGACAAGCGGCGGGCGCCCCGACCGCGGCCGATGGTCACCCGGGGCCGGACGATCAAGATGACCACGGGCTGCGGCACCCTCTACGTCACCATCAACGAGGACGACGAGGGCATCTGCGAGGTCTTCACCACCATGGGTAAGGCCGGGGGCTGCGAATCCAGCCAGAGCGAGGCCGTCAGCCGGCTGATCTCGACCAGCGTACGCTCCGGCGTGGACATCGAGGCCGTGGTTTCCCAGCTGCGCGGCATCCGCTGCCCCAGCCCCATCTGGCACGGCGGCGAGCAGATCCTCTCCTGCCCCGACGCCATCGCCCGGGCCATCGAGTACTACCTGGACCCCGAGGAGAATGCCTTCGGCAAGGGCCGGACACCGGCCGGCAAGAACGGCGGCGACGGCACCGAGATGATCCCGGTCAAGGGAGGCTGTCCCGACTGCGGCGGCCAGCTCTACTTCGCCGAGGGCTGCGTGGTCTGCCCCTCCTGCGGCTATTCCAAGTGCGGATAA